The following coding sequences lie in one Plasmodium sp. gorilla clade G2 genome assembly, chromosome: 11 genomic window:
- a CDS encoding RuvB-like helicase 2 yields the protein MQINISNITNSSENKKERVNIHSHIKGLGVNTNIYLHENEINLSDEKYSMFFDNSCGLVGQFKAREASLFLVDLIKQKKLAGKCILLAGPSGSGKSALAIGISREINRKMPFVFLSGSEVYSNEIKKTEVILEAFRKSIHIKIKEEKLVYEGEVVDMVVEENECLYSLNKAKQINAIIITLKTVKGSKTLRLAPKIHEQIAREKIKIGDVIYIETNTGHVKRLGRCNDYAKEYDIEFDEYVSLPKGEVHKKKEVVQQISLHDIDLANANPTVGEDLASVLNSYLRPKKTEITEKLRVEINKTVNKFLESGLAEIIPGVLYIDEAHMLDIECFSYLNRAIESPLAPIVIMATNRGICTVKGTDNIEPHGIPVDLLDRLIIIKTFPYTLKEIIQILALRAQTEKINITEEGMNYLAKIGIQSSLRFAMLLLEPSRIIASLEGNTLIDVKHIEQADELFMDAKTSAHRVVDQSNKFVN from the coding sequence atgcaaataaatatttcaaatataacaaattcgagtgaaaataaaaaggagaGAGTAAACATACACAGTCATATAAAAGGGCTAGGtgttaatacaaatatatatcttcatgAGAATGAGATAAATTTAAGTGATGAGAAATATTCGATGTTTTTTGATAACAGTTGTGGATTAGTAGGTCAATTTAAAGCAAGAGAAGCTTCATTATTTCTAGTAgatttaataaaacaaaaaaaattagctggcaaatgtattttattaGCAGGTCCTAGTGGAAGTGGTAAAAGTGCTTTAGCAATTGGCATCAGCAGAGAAATAAATAGAAAGATGccatttgtttttttgtcTGGATCAGAAGTATATAGTAATGAAATCAAAAAGACTGAAGTTATTTTAGAAGCGTTTCGAAAaagtatacatataaaaattaaagaagaaaaattagTTTATGAAGGTGAAGTAGTTGATATGGTtgttgaagaaaatgaatgtTTATATTCATTGAATAAAGCTAAACAAATTAATGCAATCATTATAACATTAAAAACTGTTAAGGGTTCGAAAACATTAAGATTAGCACCTAAAATACATGAACAAATAGCtagagaaaaaataaaaattggtgatgttatttatatagaaaCAAATACTGGACATGTCAAAAGATTAGGTAGATGTAATGATTATGCCAAAGAATATGATATAGAATTTGATGAATATGTCTCTTTACCAAAGGGAGaagttcataaaaaaaaagaagtagTTCAACAAATATCTTTACATGATATAGATCTAGCTAATGCAAATCCAACCGTTGGAGAAGATCTAGCATCTGTATTAAATTCTTATCTAAGACCTAAGAAAACAGAAATTACTGAGAAATTAAGAGtagaaattaataaaactGTGAATAAATTTTTAGAATCTGGACTAGCCGAAATTATTCCAggtgtattatatattgatgAAGCTCATATGTTAGATATAGAATGTTTTTCATATCTTAATAGAGCAATCGAATCACCATTAGCACCTATTGTTATTATGGCAACAAACAGAGGTATATGTACAGTTAAAGGTACTGATAATATAGAACCTCATGGTATACCTGTAGATTTATTAGATAgacttattattattaaaacattTCCATATACATTAAAAGAAATCATACAAATATTAGCTCTTAGGGCTCAAacagaaaaaattaatattactgAAGAAGGTATGAATTATCTAGCCAAAATTGGAATACAATCATCTCTACGATTTGCTATGTTATTATTAGAACCTTCAAGAATTATAGCTAGCTTAGAAGGAAACACACTTATTGATGTAAAACATATAGAACAGGCTGATGAATTATTTATGGATGCAAAAACGTCTGCTCACCGTGTAGTAGATCAGTCCAATAAATTTGTTAACTGA
- a CDS encoding centrin-4: MIINDNTNITINEDVEKELYECFSLFDTNKCGYIDIREFYFALKSLGLNFKKEQVKSIFLEIKKNIDEKLNFDEFFEIATKYIHTRYNDEEIEQMFSLFDPNDTGKITLQSLRKVCTDIGENISDSELNNMIHFADKNNDNVIDMNEFKKVLLCSWNNDPLSDVDSDS, from the exons ATGATAATTAATGATAACACAAATATTACTATCAATGAAGATGTTGAGAAAGAGCTTTATGAATGcttttctttatttgatACTAACAAATGTGGTTACATTGATATTAGAGAATTTTATTTCGCATTAAAATCATTAggtttaaattttaaaaaagaacagGTGAAAAGTATTTTTCtggagataaaaaaaaatattgatgaGAAATTAAATTTTGATGAATTTTTTGAGATAGctacaaaatatatacatacaagatataatgatgaagaaatTGAACAGATGTTTTCTTTATTCGATCCAAATGATACag GCAAAATAACACTGCAATCGTTAAGAAAAGTATGCACAGATATAG GTGAAAATATTAGCGATTCCGAGCTTAACAACATGATACATTTTGCAGACAAAAACAACGACAACGTTATTGATATgaatgaatttaaaaaagtcCTTTTATGCTCATGGAATAATGACCCATTAAGTGATGTTGATTCAGattcataa
- a CDS encoding histone H2B, whose translation MVSKKPAKAKKTGTGPDGKKKRKKSRYDSYGLYIFKVLKQVHPDTGISRKSMNIMNSFLVDTFEKIATEASRLCKYTRRDTLSSREIQTAIRLVLPGELAKHAVSEGTKAVTKFTSK comes from the coding sequence ATGGTATCAAAAAAACCAGCTAAAGCTAAAAAAACCGGAACTGGTCCAGatggaaagaaaaaaagaaaaaagtcaAGATATGACAGCTATGGACTTTATATCTTCAAAGTTTTGAAACAAGTACACCCAGATACTGGTATTTCAAGAAAATCCATGAACATCATGAATTCATTCCTTGTTGATACATTCGAAAAAATTGCAACTGAAGCTTCAAGATTATGCAAATATACCAGAAGAGATACCTTATCATCACGTGAAATTCAAACTGCTATAAGATTAGTTTTACCAGGAGAATTAGCTAAACACGCAGTTTCTGAAGGAACCAAAGCTGTAACAAAATTTACCTCCAAATAA
- a CDS encoding translocon component PTEX88 has protein sequence MIYEYLFIIYIIFVHAASCVYKIKQSGDILLTNQQNSLMNVRVVGKDNSFNLELNNLIKFPTNCIPFSTIDYNYKKGKKHPIYYIKHEFKNLIFLYKNNVNVMQIIFPDRLYMVGIGANNGLILTLTDVDIYRIDTKKKKVLLSTIDPGKYGHILNNRELFYTGVISDSVLNKFFVIAAIRNNYYILHMEYNEENETIKIINVIDRVNGQALRVLNDISIVEDVLYITENAENIVRININREKNTFQEKTIYTFNNNDKIVGISTSRHTIYNNNNNNNDDNKNKEGDNTNELNTSITVDYVLVNTKKMFKEKPSSEGCLYLLKITNDSVEKYTIIDLFSKDINPFYFSVYDAHISIDEDYKKSGIVEALHKQKRKFLNFDIPTEESEENQENQENQASNNNSNNNNNNNNNNNNNSVVKIVWTNYYNCNINKGIVDLRHIKIDDESEEKKLPFINITNQYSLAPHISASSYCSRKEKIFNDICYYDTRNNYVSLLNRSEEYNLKYQGNFLFDGYKNYLGFDYKSFKDIHIITYPINNMLYVYLPKGFVTINIPQPYGISIDSKNSSNNNVIVYITGNDDNYNYINKCIIKKSEKAYDCYVVNKKKKEGNELFQYISYISYGDNEDKLSTYIYVTNNKKSIYKLTKQENKWNLEKWFNLDNTSIRIGPIATSLNYFYVQKNVLDDLIKKYPDSTLLSKFKNVNEQDLHITEDGYIFLTLFHTVIFSSNNDAYGNDSGSTIHFYTSILKEKFYQSFGVDSIIYNIENDSKFNYYLS, from the coding sequence atgatttatgagtatctttttataatatatataatatttgtgcATGCGGCAAGCTGCgtgtataaaataaaacagtcaggtgatatattattaactaATCAGCAGAATAGTTTAATGAATGTTAGGGTAGTAGGTAAAGAcaattcatttaatttagaattaaataatttgatAAAATTTCCAACAAATTGTATTCCATTTAGTACTAtagattataattataagaaaGGAAAGAAGCAtcctatatattatataaagcaTGAATTTaagaatttaatttttttatataagaacAATGTTAATGTTATGCAAATAATATTTCCTGATAGATTATATATGGTTGGTATAGGAGCTAATAATGGTTTGATATTAACGTTAACAGATGTAGATATTTATAGAATcgatacaaaaaaaaagaaagtttTATTATCAACAATAGATCCTGGAAAATATggacatatattaaataatagagaattattttatacaGGTGTTATTTCAGATAgtgttttaaataaattttttgttatagctgctataagaaataattattatatattacatatggaatataatgaagaaaatgaaaccataaaaataataaatgttatTGATAGAGTTAATGGTCAAGCTTTAAGagtattaaatgatataagtATTGTGGAggatgtattatatataacagaGAATGCTGAGAATATTGTAAggataaatattaatagagaaaaaaatacatttcaAGAAAAAACTATATacacatttaataataatgataaaattgTAGGAATAAGTACAAGTAGACACactatttataataataataataataataatgatgataataaaaataaagagggtgataatacaaatgaattAAACACATCTATAACTGTCGATTATGTTTTagtaaatacaaaaaaaatgtttaaagAAAAACCCTCTTCTGAAggttgtttatatttattaaagatAACAAATGATAGTGTTGAGAAGTATACAATAATTGATCTTTTTAGTAAAGATATTAATCCGTTTTATTTCTCTGTTTATGATGCACATATTTCTATTGATGAGGATTATAAGAAGAGTGGAATTGTAGAAGCCTTACATAAACAGAAgagaaaatttttaaattttgatATCCCAACTGAAGAAAGTGAAGAAAATCAAGAAAATCAAGAAAATCAAGCAAGTAATAATAACagcaacaacaataataataacaacaataacaataataataacagtgTTGTTAAAATTGTTTGGACTAACTATTATAACTGTAATATCAATAAAGGTATTGTTGATCTACGTCATATTAAGATTGACGATGAAAgtgaagaaaagaaattaccttttattaatattactaaTCAATATAGCTTAGCCCCACATATTAGTGCTTCTAGTTATTGCtcaagaaaagaaaaaatatttaatgatatatgttattatgaTACAAGAAATAATTATGTTAGTTTATTAAATAGATCAGAAGAATATAATTTGAAATATCAAGggaattttctttttgatggttataaaaattatttaggTTTTGATTATAAATCATTTaaagatatacatattataacatatcctataaataatatgttatatgtatatttaccTAAAGGATTTGTAACTATAAACATACCACAGCCATATGGTATATCTATAGATTCAAAGAATAgttctaataataatgtaattgtatatattacaggaaatgatgataattataattatattaataaatgtattattaaaaaaagtgaAAAGGCATATGATTGTTATgttgtaaataaaaagaaaaaagaaggaaATGAACTCtttcaatatatttcttatatatcttatggtgataatgaagataaaTTATCTACCTATATTTATGTaactaataataaaaaatctatatacaaattaacaaaacaagaaaataaatgGAATTTAGAAAAATGGTTTAATCTAGATAATACATCTATAAGAATAGGACCTATTGCAACATcattaaattatttctatgtacaaaaaaatgtattagatgatctaataaaaaaatatcctGATTCAACCCTATTGTCcaaatttaaaaatgttaatGAACAAGATCTACATATAACAGAAGATGGATATATTTTCTTGACCTTATTCCATACAGTTATATTCTCTTCAAATAATGATGCATATGGAAATGACAGTGGATCAACCATACATTTCTACACATCTATCTTGAAAGAAAAATTCTATCAGTCCTTTGGTGTAGACAGTATAATATACAACATAGAAAATGATTCAAagtttaattattatttaagttAA
- a CDS encoding 40S ribosomal protein S4, putative: MLNKMGGQYAPKTSSGPHKLLESIPLVILLRNRLKYALTFDEVKMILIQKIVKVDNKVRTDCTFPVGLMDVIHITKSNEYFRLLYDIKGRFVPHRITNEESKYKLCKVKKLLLRKGRLSIAVTHDGRSIPYVHPEVKVNDTVRLDLETGKVLDHLKFQVGCMVMVTAGHSVGRVGVISSIDKNMGTYDIIHVKDSRNKVFATRLSNVFVIGDNTKSYISLPREKGIKLDIIEERRNRLKALNN, translated from the coding sequence ATGTTGAATAAAATGGGTGGTCAATATGCCCCCAAGACTAGCAGTGGACCACATAAATTACTTGAGAGTATTCCTttagtaatattattaagaaaTCGTTTGAAGTATGCTTTAACTTTTGATGAAGTAAAGATGATATTAATTCAAAAAATCGTAAAGGTTGACAATAAGGTAAGAACTGATTGTACATTTCCAGTTGGTTTGATGGATGTAATTCACATAACAAAATCAAATGAATATTTCCGTCTTTTATATGACATAAAGGGAAGATTTGTACCACATAGAATTACAAATGAGGagagtaaatataaattatgtaaggtaaaaaaattattattaaggaAAGGAAGATTATCAATAGCTGTAACTCATGATGGTAGGAGTATACCTTATGTCCACCCAGAAGTCAAAGTAAATGACACAGTACGTTTGGATTTAGAAACAGGAAAGGTATTAGATCACTTAAAATTTCAAGTTGGATGTATGGTTATGGTAACAGCTGGACACAGTGTAGGTAGAGTTGGTGTTATATCTTCcatagataaaaatatgggTACATATGATATTATTCATGTGAAAGATTCGAGAAATAAAGTTTTCGCTACAAGATTGAGTAACGTATTTGTTATTGGAGATAACACAAAATCATATATTAGTTTACCAAGAGAAAAGGGTATCAAATTGGATATTATTgaagaaagaagaaatagATTAAAGGCcctaaataattaa
- a CDS encoding tRNA-splicing ligase RtcB, putative, with translation MRGPPKRDISSYIEKTNEKNLYKIKKGLVNDMNVEGHIYVNEKLKMLLDEEIATYELNKNSTFLPAVMQIANVSTLPGIVKASIALPDVHAGYGFSIGNVAAFDMNDEKAVVSPGGVGFDINCGVRLIRTNLYYEDIKPKQEELTQLLFNHIPVGVGSQGFILCNQDNLDDALCLGMDWCVKEGYSWIEDKLNCEDNGRSLYADSNYVSIRAKKRGITQMGTLGAGNHYAEVQIVDEIYDKKSAKLMGIEKRNQVCIMIHSGSRGLGHQIATDALIEMEKSMNKYKINVIDKQLACTPIHSKEGQNYLKAMGSACNFAWINRSSMTFLARQTFSKIFNQSPDDLDMHVIYDVSHNIAKIEEHYIDGKIKKLLVHRKGSTRAFPPFHPLVSLDYQYCGQPILIGGTMGTYSYVLTGNEKAMQATFGSTCHGAGRALSRNKSRNTLSYVDVLHKLKEQNISIRVASPKLIMEEAPESYKNVSDVVQTCHDAGISNKCFRLKPVAVIKG, from the coding sequence ATGAGGGGACCCCCAAAACGTGATATTTCTAGCTATATCGAAAAAACGAATgaaaagaatttatataaaataaaaaaaggattGGTTAATGATATGAATGTAGAAggacatatatatgtaaatgagaaattaaaaatgttattaGATGAAGAAATAGCAAcatatgaattaaataagAATTCAACATTTCTTCCAGCAGTAATGCAAATTGCGAATGTATCTACATTACCAGGTATAGTAAAAGCATCTATAGCATTGCCAGATGTACATGCAGGTTATGGGTTCTCTATAGGAAATGTGGCAGCATTTGATATGAATGATGAGAAAGCAGTTGTATCTCCAGGAGGTGTAGGATTTGATATAAATTGTGGTGTTCGTTTAATACGtacaaatttatattatgaggACATAAAACCTAAACAAGAAGAATTAacacaattattatttaatcatATTCCTGTAGGTGTAGGATCACAaggatttattttatgtaatcAAGATAATTTAGATGATGCTTTATGTTTAGGAATGGATTGGTGTGTGAAAGAAGGATATTCATGGATTgaagataaattaaattgTGAAGATAATGGTAGAAGTCTTTATGCTGATAGTAATTATGTTTCTATAAGAGCAAAGAAAAGAGGAATTACACAAATGGGAACCTTAGGTGCAGGAAATCATTATGCTGAAGTCCAAATTGTAGATGAaatttatgataaaaaaagtgCAAAATTAATGGGtattgaaaaaagaaatcaaGTATGTATTATGATACATTCAGGTAGTAGAGGTCTAGGGCATCAAATAGCTACAGATGCATTAATAGAGATGGAAAAAagtatgaataaatataaaattaatgttATAGATAAACAACTTGCTTGTACACCTATACATTCAAAAGAAGgacaaaattatttaaaagctATGGGTTCTGCTTGTAATTTTGCATGGATTAATAGATCATCTATGACATTTTTAGCTAGACAAACTTTttcaaaaatttttaatcAATCACCAGATGATCTAGATATGCATGTAATATATGATGTATCACATAATATAGCCAAAATTGAAGAACATTATATAGatggaaaaattaaaaaattattagtaCACAGAAAAGGATCTACAAGAGCATTCCCACCTTTTCATCCACTTGTATCATTAGATTATCAATATTGTGGTCAACCAATATTAATAGGAGGTACCATGGGTACCTATTCTTATGTCTTAACAGGAAATGAAAAAGCAATGCAAGCAACCTTTGGTTCCACATGTCATGGAGCTGGTAGAGCATTAAGTAGAAATAAAAGTAGAAATACTTTAAGTTATGTAGATGTACTgcataaattaaaagaacaaaatatttcTATACGTGTTGCATCTCCTAAATTAATTATGGAAGAAGCACCagaatcatataaaaatgtttctGATGTTGTTCAAACGTGTCACGATGCAGGGATATCAAATAAATGTTTTCGTCTAAAACCTGTAGCCGTCATAAAAggataa